In Lachnospiraceae bacterium, the DNA window TGTGACTTTGCCCGGAGGATTTGGGATCAGCTGCATCATGGCCAGGGAAGACACGCTTTTTCCACTTCCGCTTTCCCCAACGATGCCAAGCTTCTCACCACGGTGGAGCGTATAGCTTAAGTGGTCTACTGCGTGTACTGTTCCGGCCATGGTCTTGAATTCCACACACAAATCTTTTATTTCAAGTAATATTTCTGAATGGTTCATGTTTTTCTCTCATTTCTACAGGATTCTATAAGTAAACAAACATATTATCCGACGACAGCACCGGATGCCAGTAATACATTCGTCAGTTTAAAGCGACAAAGTATCAACGCAAAAAAAAATAGCTATAATAGTATAGATACAATTGTTAAAGCCTAGAATACCATATTTTTTAAGGAAATTCAACTGGGGGAAGCAAGGTTCTTTTGATAAATGTTGGGATTTAGTTCAATAGGGTCCGAAAGGGATCCTCCATGTATAAACGCATTCACGGCAATTTAGGATCTTTTGTTCCGCCGCCAGTTAGACAGGGCTCCGGCAAACTCACACGCTTCGCGTGTTCAAACAATGCCTCCACCCTGTCCGCTATGCTCACAAAAGGTCCCCAATTGCCTAACGAATGCTTATTATACATGGAGGAGCCCTTTCTACTGTATTGGATATGTCATATAAAAAATGCCGTACTTAAGTACGATCCCCCTCCTGCATGAAAACTGTTTATTGGTTTGCTCCTACATTTTTTATTGCCAATAACGTAGAAAGCCGCCGATACACATGACAGAATAAGCATTTGTTTGAAAATCCGTGAGTGGGCGTGCATAGTGTCAGAACGGAGAACCACTGTTTGAGCACGCAAAGCGTGCGAGTTTGGTTCGCAGTTCTGACAATAGGCGGCGCAAGCCCACGAACAAAGGATTTTCTCCCAAATGCGCATCTGTCATATGCACCGGTGGCTTTCGGACCGTAGTCAACAATATCCTTTTTTAAGTGGGTCTGCAGGTTACATAATAAGGCTTAATGCGGCTTCGTCTGCGATCACGGTCACATCATTATGCAGCTGTAAAATGGATGCGGGAACAGATGGTGTGATAGGGCCGTAAAGAGAATTCTTTAAGGCTTCTGCTTTTTCTTCACCCCCTGCAATAAGCAGGATCTTCTTTGCCTGCATGATGTTTTTGATGCCCATGGTATAGGCCTGTTTTGGAACATCATCTTCAGAGGCGAAGAAGCGCTTATTTGCTTCAATGGTGCTTTCTGTTAAATCTACGCAGTGTGTCTCTTTTTCAAAAGCTGCGCCGGGCTCGTTAAAACCAATATGTCCATTTCGTCCAAGGCCTAAAAGCTGCAGATCGATGCCGCCATGGGAGCGGATAATCTCATTATAGGCAGCGCAGGCTTTCTGCGGGTCTGGCTCTAAGCCGTCTGGAACGAAGGTGTGGGATTTGTCAATATCTACATGATCAAACAGGTTGGTGTTCATAAAATAGCGGTAACTCTGGTCATTATCCGGGCCAAGGCCCTTGTATTCGTCAAGGTTAATGGTGGTGACTTTGGAAAAGTCCAGATCCCCTTTGTTATACCATTCGATCAGCTGTTTGTAGGTGCCCACAGGTGAAGAACCGGTTGCTAACCCCAATACGCAGTCCGGCTTCATGATGATCTGGGCAGAAATGATGTTTGCAGCTTTGCGGCTTAAGTCCTGATAGTTTTTTGCTTTGTAGATAACCATAAATATATCCCCTTTCTAGTTTGATTTCTCCTACCTTATCAGTATAGCTGATTTGACAAAAAAGAGGAAGAGGGAAAGATGACAGAAAAGAGAAAGGAAAAAAGACTGACAGAGCTGTAGAAGTATGGTATGCTAAAATATAATGAGCGCAGAAAAAAATAAGCGCAACCCCAACGGAGGACAATATCATGGAAATCACAGGACGTAATGTAGGAAAGACATGCCGCACCCATTATAAGGGTACTTTTAATGATGGAACACAGTTTGACTCTTCTTATGACAGAGGTGAGCCATTAGAATTCGTATGCGGCGCAGGCCAGATGATCAAGGGCTTTGACGCGGCAGTGGCAGATATGGAACCAGGAGAGGTGAAGGATATCCACCTGATGCCGGAAGAAGCATACGGACAGCCAAACCCGGATGCTATCTTTGAATTGGAGATCGAGCAGCTTCCAGGCTCTGAGAATCTGACTGTAGGCCAGCAGGTATATCTGACCAACCAGATGGGCCAGCCATTCCCTGTAAAAGTCACTGACAAAACAGAAAAGACCATTACTTTTGATGCAAATCATGAAATGGCAGGAAAAGAGCTGAACTTTAAGATCGAA includes these proteins:
- a CDS encoding FKBP-type peptidyl-prolyl cis-trans isomerase, whose product is MEITGRNVGKTCRTHYKGTFNDGTQFDSSYDRGEPLEFVCGAGQMIKGFDAAVADMEPGEVKDIHLMPEEAYGQPNPDAIFELEIEQLPGSENLTVGQQVYLTNQMGQPFPVKVTDKTEKTITFDANHEMAGKELNFKIELVEVK
- the nagB gene encoding glucosamine-6-phosphate deaminase — encoded protein: MVIYKAKNYQDLSRKAANIISAQIIMKPDCVLGLATGSSPVGTYKQLIEWYNKGDLDFSKVTTINLDEYKGLGPDNDQSYRYFMNTNLFDHVDIDKSHTFVPDGLEPDPQKACAAYNEIIRSHGGIDLQLLGLGRNGHIGFNEPGAAFEKETHCVDLTESTIEANKRFFASEDDVPKQAYTMGIKNIMQAKKILLIAGGEEKAEALKNSLYGPITPSVPASILQLHNDVTVIADEAALSLIM